The following coding sequences are from one Geothrix sp. window:
- a CDS encoding hybrid sensor histidine kinase/response regulator, giving the protein MNSALRLLLVEDSLEDAELILMHLRSHGIAFTSFQVDSMEGFAAALGTEPWDLVLSDFSLPGTDGLKILACLRERDPDLPFILLSGVLDEEAAVEAMRNGANDFLLKGNLSRLVPAIEREMKDADLRRKQRGFEEELRLLHTAMEQTPDMVVITDRDGVMLYANAAASAVTGFSRAELIGQNPRIFKSGQHEMAFYHSMWEALLSGETWRGHIVNRRKDGTPWDAEAVIAPVFSTSGDLQNYLCTARDITLERQLQGFLEQTQRLETIGTLTSGIAHDFNNILMPILGHAELGLTRAVGDPKLKHDLEIIQASTYRARDLVRQILTFSRKSEEEEAPIEVQGLLSESLKLLRATVPSSIRFEVGLDAKGAFAKVDPTKLHQIILNLCTNASHAMRGIAGKLIVQLRRERLPATDCAMNVQLEAGEYLHLEVTDTGRGIPPEHLDKVFLPFFTTKPPREGTGLGLSVTHGIVCAAGGGIKVTSQPGAGASFSVYLPLSVKASDQPSPSEDGSVRGQGHILLVDDESALVEAVCANLIQMGFEVSPFTDPELALRTFAAHPRAFQMVLTDQVMPGLSGLQLAKALWTIRPDVPIILLSGDPDMGVLTPRIEQAGFKACLTKPMSTREIAKAILRVLPELTRTPLETPR; this is encoded by the coding sequence ATGAATTCCGCCCTCCGTCTGCTTCTGGTTGAAGACTCCCTGGAGGATGCCGAGCTGATCCTGATGCACCTGAGAAGCCACGGGATCGCGTTTACCAGCTTCCAGGTGGATTCCATGGAGGGTTTTGCCGCCGCGCTCGGGACGGAACCCTGGGATCTGGTCCTGTCCGACTTCAGCCTGCCCGGGACTGATGGCCTGAAAATCCTGGCCTGCCTGCGGGAGAGGGATCCCGACCTGCCCTTCATCCTCCTGTCCGGCGTGCTTGACGAGGAGGCCGCCGTCGAAGCCATGCGGAACGGGGCCAATGACTTCCTGCTCAAGGGCAACCTGTCGCGCCTGGTTCCCGCCATCGAGCGCGAGATGAAGGACGCGGACCTGCGCCGGAAGCAGCGCGGGTTCGAGGAGGAGCTGAGGCTGCTGCACACGGCCATGGAGCAGACGCCCGACATGGTGGTCATCACGGATCGCGACGGCGTGATGCTCTACGCCAACGCTGCGGCCTCGGCGGTCACGGGCTTCTCCCGCGCGGAACTCATCGGCCAGAACCCGCGGATCTTCAAGAGCGGCCAGCATGAGATGGCCTTCTACCACAGCATGTGGGAGGCCCTTCTCAGCGGTGAGACCTGGAGGGGCCACATCGTGAACCGCCGGAAGGACGGAACCCCCTGGGATGCCGAGGCGGTGATCGCCCCGGTGTTCAGTACCAGCGGAGATCTGCAGAACTACCTGTGCACCGCCCGGGACATCACCCTGGAACGGCAGCTGCAGGGCTTCCTGGAGCAGACGCAGCGGCTGGAGACCATCGGCACCCTCACCAGCGGCATCGCCCACGACTTCAACAACATCCTGATGCCGATTCTCGGTCACGCCGAACTCGGCCTGACCCGTGCCGTGGGGGACCCGAAGCTCAAGCATGACCTGGAGATCATCCAGGCCTCGACCTACCGGGCCCGGGATCTGGTTCGCCAGATCCTCACGTTCAGCCGGAAAAGCGAGGAAGAAGAGGCGCCCATCGAAGTCCAGGGCCTGCTCTCGGAGTCCCTCAAGCTGCTGCGGGCCACCGTGCCCAGCTCCATCCGGTTCGAGGTGGGCCTCGACGCGAAGGGGGCCTTCGCCAAGGTGGATCCGACCAAGCTGCACCAGATCATCCTCAACCTCTGCACCAACGCCAGCCACGCCATGCGGGGCATCGCCGGCAAGCTCATCGTGCAACTCAGGCGGGAACGGCTCCCGGCCACCGACTGCGCCATGAATGTCCAGCTCGAAGCAGGCGAGTATCTCCATCTGGAGGTGACCGATACGGGCCGGGGCATTCCTCCCGAGCATCTGGACAAGGTCTTCCTGCCCTTCTTCACCACCAAGCCACCGCGCGAGGGCACGGGCCTCGGCTTGTCGGTGACCCACGGCATCGTGTGCGCTGCGGGAGGCGGGATCAAGGTCACCAGCCAGCCAGGCGCCGGGGCCTCCTTCAGCGTGTATCTGCCTCTCTCGGTCAAGGCCTCCGATCAGCCTTCCCCGAGCGAGGACGGATCGGTGCGGGGCCAGGGCCACATCCTCCTGGTGGATGATGAATCGGCTCTGGTGGAGGCCGTGTGCGCCAACCTGATCCAGATGGGGTTCGAGGTCTCGCCCTTCACCGACCCAGAGCTGGCCTTGCGTACGTTCGCGGCGCACCCCCGGGCATTCCAGATGGTCCTCACGGACCAGGTCATGCCTGGCCTGTCTGGGCTCCAGCTGGCCAAGGCCCTCTGGACCATCCGGCCCGATGTCCCGATCATCCTGCTGTCCGGAGATCCCGACATGGGGGTGCTCACGCCCCGCATCGAGCAGGCCGGTTTCAAGGCCTGTCTCACCAAGCCCATGTCGACCAGGGAGATCGCCAAGGCCATCCTGCGGGTGCTTCCCGAACTGACCCGAACCCCCCTGGAGACGCCTCGATGA
- a CDS encoding PAS domain S-box protein, with protein sequence MTRPRPCRRYRVASSAMQARVREPGEPQAGLREEERIYQDLVRALPSGIYRLRVEPSRAMTASEWEDICRSTYTIEFVSDRFCEISGLGREAFQASPGLILDHIHPEDRANFSERNAEALTRMSPFQWEGRMGFGRDWRWVRFESQPRVLPDGASLWTGVLTDLTERRKSSSDYRRMHRLLRQAESIAKVGGWEIDLEAGTLYWSEEVFRIHELDPATYAPTVETSIQFYAPEWRPVITRAVQLAIDRGENFDLDLELLTATGRRIWIHATSQVVMRDGQVVKVVGAFRDIAEERLAAETLAKNHAVLASIMESAEGPIFSLDREYRYTSFNRAHAAAMKLLYGAEISLGSCLLDYQTAPADRAVAKANLDRALDGESFVEEGMSGAEDHARRYFEVWHTPTRNDGGEVIGVAVTARDTTRRRRSEEALRESEQRYHTLFDNNHAIKMLIDPSDGSIVDANPAAIRFYGWSRDQLQGMNINEINTLPSDQLQSAIGSAAGIFQDYFEFVHRRADGSLRNVDVYSGPIVIEGRTLLYSIIHDTTDRVRAVEANARLLHILESSFNEIYIFNRENLHFEYVNRAALGNLGYSAGDIGTMTPLDLKPEFTEAAFRAVLTPLLRHEQKLVSFETMHRRADGSLYPVEVHVQLAGPGGLEVFLAVVLDISERRAAELALHSRVSQLQVMLDLASLPDSHSGKDLLKEGLECIARISGSRVGFLHLLLEDQETLELTAWTADTMKHCTASFDTHYPVAMAGIWADAVRLRKPVIHNDYAERTDRKGMPEGHFPLTREVVVPVVESGKVRMIVGVGNKPTDYDDLDVGQLEVVAGDLWNAYARQMVVKQLMSSEASLRATFDQALVGIVHLGFDGRILRANKRFADILGLDPQDLAGMEISRITHPGDQLPDGVMFQDILQDMGGSFIQEKRYLGSGGAIVWVQLLASLVAPSENEAGYILNVVEDITERKRMESEIQHLNRDLEHRVEVRTHQLESANQELEAFAYSVSHDLRAPLRTISGFSEALSRDGDSVLSSEGLGHLNRIQGGAIRMAQLIEDLLQLSRVGRDDFVAMPLDLGGLAEQVLAKLKEADPGRPVIWQVERPILVKGDPRLLRILLENLLGNAWKFTSHTPDPRIWVAAHSVNGSSVEVAIRDNGVGFVSSQANRLFTPFQRLHKAEEFPGTGIGLAIVKRIVNRHGGWIAAKGELGHGATLSFTLPKPEGGLL encoded by the coding sequence ATGACGCGGCCCCGCCCCTGCCGGCGGTACCGGGTGGCTTCGTCTGCAATGCAGGCGAGGGTGCGGGAGCCCGGAGAACCCCAGGCCGGGCTGCGGGAAGAGGAAAGGATCTACCAGGACCTCGTCAGGGCCCTGCCTTCGGGGATTTACCGCCTTCGAGTGGAACCGAGCCGGGCCATGACGGCCAGCGAGTGGGAGGACATCTGCCGCTCCACCTACACCATCGAATTCGTCAGCGACCGGTTCTGCGAGATTTCCGGCCTCGGCCGGGAAGCCTTCCAGGCCTCGCCGGGCCTGATCCTGGACCACATCCACCCCGAGGACCGGGCGAATTTCAGCGAGCGCAACGCGGAGGCCCTGACCCGGATGTCGCCGTTCCAGTGGGAGGGGCGCATGGGGTTTGGCCGGGACTGGCGATGGGTCCGGTTCGAGTCCCAGCCCCGGGTCCTTCCAGATGGCGCGTCACTGTGGACGGGCGTCCTGACGGACCTCACGGAACGCCGGAAGAGCAGCAGCGACTACCGCCGGATGCACCGGCTGCTGCGCCAGGCGGAATCCATCGCCAAGGTGGGAGGGTGGGAGATCGATCTGGAGGCGGGCACCCTCTACTGGTCCGAAGAGGTCTTCCGCATCCACGAACTGGACCCTGCCACCTACGCACCCACGGTCGAGACCTCGATCCAGTTCTATGCCCCGGAATGGCGGCCGGTCATCACCCGGGCGGTTCAGCTGGCCATCGACCGGGGTGAGAACTTCGATCTGGACTTGGAGCTCCTCACTGCCACCGGCCGGCGCATCTGGATCCATGCCACGAGCCAGGTCGTCATGAGGGACGGCCAGGTGGTGAAGGTGGTGGGCGCCTTCCGGGACATCGCCGAGGAGCGCCTGGCCGCCGAGACCCTGGCCAAGAACCACGCGGTGCTGGCAAGCATCATGGAGAGCGCCGAGGGGCCGATCTTCTCACTGGATCGCGAATACCGCTACACCAGCTTCAACCGGGCCCACGCCGCGGCCATGAAGCTCCTGTACGGCGCTGAGATCAGCCTCGGCTCCTGCCTTCTCGATTACCAGACCGCCCCGGCGGACCGTGCCGTCGCGAAGGCCAACCTGGATCGGGCGCTGGATGGGGAATCCTTCGTGGAAGAGGGCATGTCCGGCGCGGAAGATCATGCGCGGCGCTACTTCGAAGTGTGGCATACCCCCACCCGTAACGATGGTGGCGAAGTCATCGGCGTGGCGGTCACCGCGCGCGATACCACCCGGCGCCGGAGGTCAGAGGAGGCTCTCCGTGAGAGCGAACAGCGCTACCACACGCTCTTCGACAACAACCACGCGATCAAGATGCTCATCGATCCGTCGGATGGCAGCATCGTGGACGCGAATCCGGCCGCCATCCGCTTCTACGGCTGGTCGCGGGATCAGCTCCAGGGGATGAACATCAATGAGATCAACACCCTGCCTTCGGACCAGCTTCAGAGTGCCATCGGCTCCGCGGCAGGAATATTCCAGGACTACTTCGAGTTCGTCCATCGCCGGGCCGACGGGTCGCTGAGGAACGTGGATGTCTACAGCGGTCCGATCGTCATCGAAGGCCGGACGCTGCTCTACTCCATCATCCATGACACCACTGACCGGGTGCGCGCCGTGGAGGCCAATGCCCGCCTCCTCCACATCCTGGAGTCCAGCTTCAACGAGATCTACATCTTCAACCGGGAAAACCTGCATTTCGAGTACGTCAACCGCGCGGCGCTCGGGAACCTCGGCTATTCGGCCGGGGACATTGGCACGATGACCCCCCTGGACCTGAAGCCGGAGTTCACCGAAGCGGCCTTCAGGGCAGTCCTGACTCCTCTGCTGCGGCATGAACAGAAGCTGGTCTCCTTCGAGACCATGCATCGCCGGGCGGACGGGTCCCTCTACCCGGTCGAGGTCCATGTCCAGCTGGCCGGTCCGGGTGGCCTGGAGGTCTTCCTGGCCGTGGTCCTGGACATCTCGGAGCGCCGTGCCGCCGAACTGGCGTTGCACAGCCGGGTGAGCCAACTCCAGGTCATGCTCGACCTGGCCTCGCTCCCCGACAGCCATTCGGGCAAGGACCTGCTGAAGGAAGGGCTCGAGTGCATCGCCAGGATCTCGGGCAGCCGGGTGGGGTTCCTCCATCTGCTCCTGGAAGATCAGGAGACCCTCGAACTCACGGCCTGGACCGCCGACACCATGAAGCACTGCACGGCCAGCTTCGATACCCACTATCCCGTGGCCATGGCCGGGATCTGGGCCGATGCGGTCAGGCTGAGGAAACCGGTGATCCACAACGACTATGCGGAGCGGACGGATCGGAAGGGCATGCCCGAGGGGCACTTCCCCCTGACCCGGGAAGTGGTGGTGCCCGTCGTGGAATCCGGCAAGGTCCGGATGATCGTGGGTGTGGGTAACAAGCCGACCGACTATGACGACTTGGACGTGGGTCAGCTCGAGGTGGTGGCGGGGGACCTCTGGAATGCCTATGCCCGGCAGATGGTGGTCAAGCAGTTGATGTCCAGCGAGGCGAGCCTGAGGGCTACCTTCGATCAGGCCCTCGTGGGCATCGTCCACCTCGGCTTCGATGGGAGGATCCTGAGGGCGAACAAGCGGTTCGCGGACATCCTGGGACTCGACCCGCAGGACCTGGCCGGCATGGAGATCTCCCGGATCACCCATCCCGGGGATCAGCTGCCCGACGGCGTCATGTTCCAGGACATCCTGCAGGACATGGGGGGCAGTTTCATCCAGGAGAAGCGCTACCTGGGTTCGGGTGGCGCGATCGTCTGGGTCCAGCTGCTGGCTTCCCTCGTCGCCCCGAGCGAGAACGAAGCCGGGTACATCCTGAACGTGGTGGAGGACATCACGGAACGCAAGCGAATGGAATCGGAGATCCAGCACCTGAACCGAGACCTGGAGCACCGGGTGGAGGTGAGGACGCACCAGCTCGAGTCGGCAAACCAGGAACTGGAGGCCTTCGCCTACAGCGTGTCGCACGATCTGCGGGCCCCCCTCAGGACCATCAGCGGATTCAGCGAAGCCCTGAGCCGGGACGGGGACTCCGTGCTGTCATCCGAGGGCCTTGGCCACCTGAATCGGATCCAGGGAGGCGCCATCCGGATGGCCCAGCTCATCGAGGATCTGCTGCAGCTGTCCCGCGTCGGGCGGGATGACTTCGTTGCGATGCCACTGGACCTTGGCGGCCTGGCCGAGCAGGTGCTGGCCAAACTCAAGGAAGCGGACCCGGGCCGCCCAGTGATCTGGCAAGTGGAGCGCCCCATCCTCGTGAAGGGGGATCCGAGGCTGCTTCGGATCCTCCTGGAGAATCTGCTGGGCAATGCCTGGAAGTTCACCTCCCACACGCCGGATCCACGCATCTGGGTGGCGGCCCATTCCGTGAACGGCAGCTCCGTGGAGGTGGCCATCCGCGACAATGGCGTCGGTTTCGTGTCCTCCCAGGCCAACCGGCTGTTCACCCCGTTCCAGCGCCTCCACAAGGCTGAGGAGTTCCCGGGGACGGGCATCGGGTTGGCCATCGTCAAGCGCATCGTGAACCGCCATGGGGGATGGATCGCGGCCAAAGGGGAATTGGGTCATGGCGCCACCCTGTCCTTCACGCTGCCCAAGCCTGAGGGGGGCCTGCTATGA
- a CDS encoding response regulator, whose product MKRPVVLIVEDCPNDLALLMLAIEKAGVPFETAVATDGQEALDWLFRKGAHEDRDEEVYPALVLMDLKLPRLSGLDVLRALRQEPRGWLTPVVAMTTSEMPSDIQKAYAFGANAYVQKPMDFNGLVRLVEALRAFWLSFNVIHPMMR is encoded by the coding sequence ATGAAGCGCCCGGTCGTGCTCATCGTGGAGGATTGTCCGAACGACCTGGCCCTGCTCATGCTGGCCATCGAGAAGGCCGGTGTCCCCTTCGAGACCGCGGTGGCCACGGACGGGCAGGAGGCCCTGGACTGGCTGTTCCGGAAGGGGGCCCACGAGGATCGGGACGAGGAGGTCTATCCGGCCCTGGTCCTGATGGACCTGAAACTCCCCCGCCTGAGTGGCCTGGACGTGCTTCGGGCGCTCCGGCAGGAGCCCAGGGGGTGGCTGACTCCCGTGGTGGCCATGACAACCTCCGAAATGCCCTCCGACATCCAGAAGGCCTATGCGTTCGGAGCCAACGCTTACGTCCAGAAGCCCATGGACTTCAACGGGCTGGTGCGTCTGGTGGAAGCCCTCCGGGCCTTCTGGCTCTCGTTCAATGTCATCCATCCCATGATGAGGTGA